In the Brassica napus cultivar Da-Ae chromosome A7, Da-Ae, whole genome shotgun sequence genome, one interval contains:
- the LOC106358055 gene encoding VQ motif-containing protein 4, which yields MERYKDASMNLIPSPRCHNNNNSCSMSSSTESNNKPPTTPTRQVTTRSESGNPYPTTFVQADTSSFKQVVQMLTGSSDRPKQHNTSSLKPNPTHQPDPRSSPSQFSIPPIKAVNKKQSSSSSSGFRLYERRNSMKNLKINPLNPVFNPVNSAFSPRKPEILSPSILDFPSLVLSPVTPLIPDPFNRSGSSSQSPDEAEEKAMKERGFYLHPSPATTPMDSEPRLLPLFPVTSPRVSGSSTDSSS from the coding sequence ATGGAGAGATACAAAGATGCTTCAATGAATCTGATTCCATCTCCTCGAtgccacaacaacaacaacagctgCAGTATGAGCAGCAGCACTGAGAGCAACAACAAACCACCCACAACTCCGACCCGACAGGTAACCACTAGATCCGAATCCGGAAACCCATACCCAACCACTTTCGTCCAAGCCGACACTTCTTCCTTCAAACAAGTCGTCCAGATGCTAACCGGATCCTCCGACAGACCCAAACAACACAACACCTCCTCTCTCAAGCCCAACCCGACCCATCAACCCGACCCGAGATCCTCTCCTTCCCAATTCTCAATCCCTCCAATCAAAGCCGTAAACAAGAAAcagtcttcctcctcctcctcagggTTCCGTCTCTACGAGCGCCGTAACTCGATGAAGAATCTCAAAATCAACCCGCTAAACCCGGTTTTCAACCCGGTTAACTCAGCCTTCTCGCCCCGGAAACCCGAGATCCTCTCTCCAAGCATCCTCGATTTCCCGTCTCTCGTTTTGAGCCCCGTCACTCCTCTTATACCCGACCCGTTTAATCGATCCGGGTCATCGAGTCAGAGCCCCGACGAGGCCGAGGAGAAGGCTATGAAAGAGAGAGGCTTTTATTTGCATCCGTCTCCGGCGACAACTCCGATGGACTCAGAGcctcgtcttcttcctctgtttccgGTGACTTCTCCTCGGGTCTCAGGTTCTTCCACAGATTCTAGTTCTTGA